The genomic segment AGTTTGAGGAGAGGGGAGGTTGGATGATACAAATCAGTTGCTTCGGCAAACTATTGGGCCTGACTCTACTTTTATTGGGCTGCTTTTGCACTTCATTAAATGGGCTGGATTAATTGGTTTAGGCCACAATTTGGTGACCCGAAATGCTAAATGGGCAAATTGCACGGGTTCGAGGAGGCATCCATTAACTCAACGATGGTTAATAAAATCGAAAAACGATGTGCTAATGTATTCCAAATTCTCATAAAGCATTATTATTCATTAAAATTTTCAAGTAGAATATTTGATTAACCAATACATGATcggattatttaaaatatccaGATGGCTAGACAATGttaattcttttttaaaaaattatttataatcttatttgagtattttttttaatgaataggTATCAAGGTctcaactatatatatatatcggtGAGACGGGATGAGCCAATCAATATTTAGAATAGACAATAATACTTTtggcataaaagtaatattttttcatgtgcCAGTTGGGTAGAAAATTTGGATCACAAAATTGAACCATGAAACGATCTTACATAAGTTTTTGCGTTTTTTATTCACGGCTTCTTGTAAATTTACAAAAAATGAATAATGTCGATGACTTATAACTCATGTAACATCAATGTCTCATCATTAGACTAGGTCTCAAGTACATGACCGGattatacacacacatacacatatatatacatatatttacatatatatgtacatgGTTTTCTTTTGAAACTTAAAGTTTTTAGTTCCAAAAGGAAAAAATCTTGTTAGTGGATACATGGCTTTCCCCAATAAGGAAGTTTCTTGGCTTACAAGTTTAATATAATTATCATGACCTGAGATAATTAACCGCATGCATGCATACCCAATTTTAATTAGAAACCACTTATTGCATTTTATCACTAAACACAATTCATACAAAATCGTGAGATTCAATTATTTGTCTTATTTCATATATGTTTTCCATCTATAATCGCTAgcaaataaatagtaaaaatatttcaatttttaaacGTAAGAGTCCTATAAATagaaataattgaagttgatcCCATTCTTGAAAACCCTTCCTGATTTTCTTGAATTCTTTTCGCATTCCCTAATCTTCCAGGCAGTGTTGTTTGGATACATATGGCGTCTCGCCAAGAATCTGATTCTTTTTCCTCCTTGATTCTGGCGGCAGCACCACCACCACCCATGGTGGCTCCCAATTTGGAAGAGTTTAGAGATCAACCGTGTTTGTCGAGGAAAGCCCGGCGCACGGCGCATGGACATCGTCGCAACTGCGATTATTATACTGAAGAAGAACTTGAAACGGCTGATGCCCTAATATTGCTCTCACTCAGTCGTGGTGGTGTCTTAGTCTCTTCCTCCACTGCCGCCGAATCTGCATCAGATATCGACTCGGGAGATACCGGAAATAATGCTACTGCTCATACAACCACCATAtcaaatgacaacaaaaaccCTCTTTTGCAACGTATAAAAGTATCGGGAAAGGAGAAAACCCGCATCTTACACAAGTCATGTGTTAGGGAATTATCATCGCCTCAAACACTTAGGGGGCACGAAACTGGTCATCGCCCCGCCGCTGAGTCTAATTCAGTACCTGATCTGAACGTAACTTTGAGGGTTTTCGAGTGCTCGATATGCCACAATGTTTACGACTCCGGTCCGGCTTTGGGTGGCCACAAAAGGAAGCACTATAGTCTGTATAAAGCATCTGCCTCATTTCATACAGCCACTAATTCCCGATGTGGAATCGACTTGAATCTTCCACCAGTGCTTGTTAACGATGATTAAGAATCGATATATATTGTAAAGTAGTAAATAAACCAGTTTGTTAGGGATCCATTGGTTGATTGAAACTTCACAATtctaaataataatttcttgtgTTATATGCTTGGTTGTTCTTCTTTGACGAATTAATTTAGTTTTGCATCAATTTTCTTGTGTATCATAATTCTTTGATAATGGGTCTTTTTTCATgagttatatttcaaatatatttgtagagattatttaaaaaaaaaaaatgaaggacCAGATCCATTTTCCCAAATATTCCAATCCGGGTAGTGAGCAGTTTTCTTCTAATATAAAGTTTCCCAATTCaggatttaaaaaaacaaagcGCTCTTACGTTTCAAGAAAATCTCCAAATTGATCGACTTGTTTGATTTTCTTGGATTTGTGtaataataattcaaataaaatctCCAAATTCATCATCTAAAATATTCAATATGAAATTCAGATATTTGTTAGAAGCTAGCATATTTTAGACACAATTACTAGATTTATTTAGTTTGAAACATTACAAAGGGATAGTGTGTGGCGCTTCTGCTGAATGAACCACCGCCGAAAAAGAGAGAGCAATATTAGGGCATAATCTGCTTTGAGTTCGTCAGATTTTTAAGTATACGGCGTAATTATCTCATAAATTTGGGGTTAGAGTTGGTATCACAGGTTTTGCAGGTAATTTTATGGTTAggagtaattaaaatattatcacACATAAATCCAAGAAAATCCAAACAAATCGATCAATtggtagattttctaagaaaactttattttacaagaaaactGCTCACTACCGGAGttgtctatttaatttttttaataaaacttgtcccattgttttttttattaaaaaaaatgaaaaactgaattttggttatttataatttttatttcgcTTTTCATTCTCTATATAATCAAATTTTAGTCTTGATCCGTTATAATTATTGTTTTGACAATATTAATCCCTTTTCGAATGTGTCAATCATGTCGTTGACGTGCATAGTGTCACATCAGTCTTCCCAATGATAAATGCTTAAAATGTAAAAAAGGAAAGTTACTAGACTATTATatctataattttaaataattattcaaacacTAATACTTACtaattttaatcattaattatataaaataaaatttgagcaTCGCACGGGTGAAATATTAGTTTTTTTAAACGTAAAGTTTCATTATTGTTAGGGTTCGAAAAAATCTCTAATTGATTAACCGGAAGGATTTTCTTGAATCTAGATGATAAAATTTCAACTCCCAATTTGTAGAAactatatatcatatattaatcgGTTATATCTTAGATTCTCAAGATTGCCATTGAAACCTCAAACTTATGTAGTCCTGACATATATATTCCATGAAAGTTTAAAcagatatttttataatttaatgcaGTGAGTGAATGATCAATCAGTGGAGCaacaaataatttttcaaaaccAAAGCACATATCAAATTAAAGAGCTATATTATTCAACAAAACATATAGATATTCAAAGATTTTTTGTCATTGAAACACATATATCCTAAAGAATTATTATCCACAACTATTATTATGATGTAGAACTTGCATGCTTAATTTATCTGGACGTTAAACTGAAAAGCTTCCTTTTGTTGCCGCCCAAAGTCGGACCTCGTCAGTTTGTGCTCCAGTATGATCTCCCTttttttgtccagaatggatAGCGACCTCCAACGCCAGACTATATTCTGCAACGAGATTCTTATAGTAGGCCAAATCAGCCTTGGCTTGAAGAATCTTTGCAAGAGCATGATCGATATGGACTAAGATGGCAACATTGGAAATCATCACATATCTTGTGGGTGTGTGAGTATCAGGAGTATCTTGAAGGGCATCAGAGAGTACGAGAATCGGACCATGGAAGGTCTATCTTTCGATTGCCTTTGAGAAGGGCAGGAGTAATTTTTAGTAGCTCACCTGCGTCAGACATTTGTTCTTCAATATCTCTAACGAATCCTTGAGACTCAAGGATCTGATAAATCAGTGAGGGGAACGGAAGCTCAGACAATTTTAGTCCTTCAAAATTTCCTACAATACACATAAAAATATGTGGTCAATAAATGAATTAATGATCATGTGTGTTCAAGAGCAAGGAAGGTTGTTAATGAAAACGAGTGATAATGTTTTTATGACTACACAAAAAAGTATAAGAAGCAAACCAAAGTCAAGGGAAAAGCAATGTGGAAAATAGATTAAGATCATGAGAACCGATAGAGGTAGAAAATATTACGGTAGATACAATGAGAAAGGACACACCTGGTCTATTTGTGAAGTTTCTCCAAGAGCATGtgattgttgcccaatatactatgcctggttctccggaccaaaatggcgtagctgagagaagaaaccaaacattattggacatggtgaggagcatgtttagtagctttaaacttcctaaatcctTGTGGACTAATCCACTTAAGACAGTTGTTATATATTAaatcgagttccaactaaggctgtCCCAAAGACGCCATTTGAATTATTTAAGGGTTGGAAACCGAGTTTGCAGTATATACTCATTTGGGGTTATCCTTCagaaataagagtttacaacccacgtgaaaagaaactggacccaaTAACTATAAGTAGATATTTCATCGGGTATGCAGAAAAATCCAAAAGGTATAGattctattgtccatctcacaacactagaattgtggaatcaagaaatgcaaaatttcttgagaatg from the Primulina tabacum isolate GXHZ01 chromosome 8, ASM2559414v2, whole genome shotgun sequence genome contains:
- the LOC142554765 gene encoding uncharacterized protein LOC142554765 → MASRQESDSFSSLILAAAPPPPMVAPNLEEFRDQPCLSRKARRTAHGHRRNCDYYTEEELETADALILLSLSRGGVLVSSSTAAESASDIDSGDTGNNATAHTTTISNDNKNPLLQRIKVSGKEKTRILHKSCVRELSSPQTLRGHETGHRPAAESNSVPDLNVTLRVFECSICHNVYDSGPALGGHKRKHYSLYKASASFHTATNSRCGIDLNLPPVLVNDD